A window of Corallococcus macrosporus DSM 14697 contains these coding sequences:
- a CDS encoding MlaC/ttg2D family ABC transporter substrate-binding protein, translating into MIASLLAATLLAAAPGPLTVVKSGNADVQKAANAPGATAQSLASVVEKFVDFEELAKRALGDKAWADLKPAQRKEFTDTMTGLLRASYAQKALGQAQAQVKYGEEGVDGNEATVGTTVKVKKDAIPVDYRLYRTSATGPWRIYDVVTDEVSLVDTYKGQFRKLLADKGFDGLLSTLKSKRAQLEKENAASAQKSAGQTAVP; encoded by the coding sequence ATGATTGCTTCCCTGCTTGCCGCCACCTTGCTCGCCGCCGCGCCCGGCCCGCTGACGGTCGTCAAATCCGGGAACGCCGACGTACAGAAGGCCGCCAACGCGCCCGGCGCCACCGCGCAGTCGCTCGCCAGCGTCGTGGAGAAGTTCGTCGACTTCGAGGAGCTGGCGAAGCGTGCGCTGGGTGACAAGGCCTGGGCCGACCTCAAGCCCGCGCAGCGCAAGGAGTTCACCGACACGATGACGGGCCTCCTGCGCGCGTCCTACGCCCAGAAGGCCCTGGGGCAGGCGCAGGCCCAGGTGAAGTACGGCGAGGAGGGCGTGGACGGGAACGAGGCCACCGTGGGCACCACCGTGAAGGTGAAGAAGGACGCCATCCCCGTCGACTACCGCCTGTACCGCACGTCGGCGACCGGGCCGTGGCGCATCTACGACGTCGTCACCGACGAGGTGTCCCTGGTGGACACGTACAAGGGGCAGTTCCGCAAGCTGCTCGCCGACAAGGGCTTCGACGGCCTGCTCTCCACGCTGAAGAGCAAGCGGGCGCAGCTCGAAAAGGAGAACGCGGCGTCGGCGCAGAAGAGCGCCGGGCAGACGGCCGTGCCCTGA
- a CDS encoding NAD-dependent epimerase/dehydratase family protein: protein MRFLLTGGTGFIGQRLARRIVERGDTLTLMVRGSSRRGPLEGLGARFVVADLTTGAGLAEAVRDVDCVLHLAGVTKSREPEGYFEGNARGTRRLVEAMAALPHPPRLVYCSSLAAAGPSTPERPRREEDPPAPVSLYGRSKLGGEEAVREFADRVPSVIVRPPIVYGPGDVEFLPSLLPMARLGLALKSGFGPKRYSLIHVDDLCTALLAAADRGPTVSSEDPARGVYGVSDGVEHSWEDVCAAMAGALGKGRPAVLPVPQTVSYVVGLGSEAVARLRGTVPILNRDKVREMRCAAWTCSTERASRELGFLPTIPLAQGLAGTLAALREAAGR from the coding sequence TTGCGCTTCCTGCTCACTGGCGGCACCGGGTTCATCGGCCAGCGGCTCGCGCGCCGCATCGTGGAGCGCGGCGACACGCTCACGCTGATGGTGCGCGGCAGCTCGCGCCGGGGCCCCCTGGAGGGCCTGGGCGCCCGCTTCGTGGTGGCGGACCTGACGACGGGGGCGGGCCTGGCCGAGGCCGTGCGCGACGTGGACTGCGTGCTGCACCTGGCCGGCGTCACCAAGTCCCGCGAGCCGGAGGGCTACTTCGAGGGCAACGCCCGGGGCACCCGCCGGCTGGTGGAGGCCATGGCCGCCCTGCCCCACCCGCCCCGGCTGGTGTACTGCTCGTCGCTGGCCGCCGCGGGCCCGTCCACGCCGGAGCGCCCGCGCCGCGAGGAGGACCCGCCCGCGCCCGTGTCCCTCTACGGCCGCAGCAAGCTGGGCGGCGAGGAGGCGGTGCGCGAGTTCGCGGACCGGGTGCCCTCCGTCATCGTCCGGCCGCCCATCGTCTACGGGCCCGGTGACGTGGAGTTCCTCCCGTCGCTGCTGCCCATGGCCCGGCTGGGCCTGGCGCTGAAGAGCGGCTTCGGGCCCAAGCGGTACTCGCTCATCCACGTGGATGACCTGTGCACCGCGCTACTCGCGGCCGCGGACCGGGGCCCCACGGTGTCCAGCGAGGACCCGGCGCGCGGCGTGTACGGCGTGTCCGACGGCGTGGAGCACTCCTGGGAGGACGTCTGCGCGGCCATGGCCGGGGCGCTCGGCAAGGGCCGGCCCGCGGTGCTGCCGGTGCCGCAGACGGTCAGCTACGTGGTGGGCCTGGGCTCGGAGGCCGTGGCCCGGCTGCGCGGCACGGTGCCCATCCTCAACCGCGACAAGGTGCGGGAGATGCGGTGCGCCGCGTGGACCTGCTCCACCGAGCGCGCGAGCCGCGAGCTGGGCTTCCTCCCCACCATCCCCCTGGCCCAGGGTCTGGCCGGGACGCTGGCCGCCCTCCGCGAGGCCGCGGGACGCTAG
- a CDS encoding N-acetyltransferase, with protein MALRAEPSQPTQASPTMPSDVQVTPVRGEAERMQFIRLPYPLYKNDPHWVPPLEMERRDFLDPKKNPFFEYGELELFLARRGPDVVGRIAAIRNPRHMELHGTKEGFFGLFECVNDAGVARSLLEAGASWLRQRGMDAMLGPANLSSNQDWGLLIEGFDSPPAVMMPHNPPYYAALLEACGLTKAKDLYAFELSSSAQPPEKVVRISEKIRQRDGVVVRPVDMKNLDAEVKRIRDIYNSAWEKNWGFVPFTDAEFDHLAKELKTVVRPELALMAEVQGEPVAFSLTVPDANQAIRAANGRLTTFGLPIGLVKLALASRRINRLRLIILGIKEGYRRRGLDAILYLDTLRTAKRLGYVGGEISWTLEDNHLVNRAIESMGAQRSKTYRVYQRAL; from the coding sequence ATGGCCCTCCGCGCCGAGCCGTCCCAGCCGACACAGGCGTCCCCGACCATGCCGTCGGACGTGCAGGTGACCCCTGTCCGCGGCGAGGCGGAGCGGATGCAGTTCATCCGCCTCCCCTACCCCCTCTACAAGAACGACCCGCACTGGGTCCCCCCGCTGGAGATGGAGCGCCGGGACTTCCTGGACCCGAAGAAGAACCCCTTCTTCGAGTACGGTGAGCTGGAGCTGTTCCTCGCCCGGCGCGGCCCGGACGTGGTGGGCCGCATCGCCGCCATCCGCAACCCGCGTCACATGGAGCTTCACGGCACGAAGGAGGGCTTCTTCGGCCTCTTCGAGTGCGTGAATGACGCGGGCGTCGCCCGGAGCCTGCTGGAGGCCGGCGCGTCCTGGCTGCGCCAGCGGGGCATGGACGCGATGCTGGGCCCGGCCAACCTGTCCTCCAACCAGGACTGGGGCCTGCTCATCGAGGGCTTCGACTCGCCGCCCGCGGTGATGATGCCGCACAACCCGCCCTACTACGCGGCGCTGCTGGAGGCCTGCGGCCTGACGAAGGCCAAGGACTTGTACGCCTTCGAGCTGTCCTCCTCCGCGCAGCCGCCGGAGAAGGTGGTGCGCATCTCGGAGAAGATCCGCCAGCGCGACGGCGTCGTCGTGCGCCCGGTGGACATGAAGAACCTGGACGCCGAGGTGAAGCGCATCCGCGACATCTACAACTCGGCGTGGGAGAAGAACTGGGGCTTCGTCCCCTTCACGGACGCGGAGTTCGACCACCTGGCCAAGGAGCTCAAGACGGTGGTCCGTCCGGAGCTGGCGCTCATGGCCGAGGTCCAGGGCGAGCCGGTGGCCTTCTCCCTCACGGTGCCGGACGCCAACCAGGCCATCCGCGCGGCCAACGGGCGGCTCACGACGTTTGGCCTGCCCATTGGCCTGGTGAAGCTGGCGCTGGCCTCGCGCCGCATCAACCGGCTGCGCCTCATCATCCTCGGCATCAAGGAGGGCTACCGGCGCCGCGGCCTGGACGCCATCCTGTACCTGGACACCCTGCGCACCGCGAAGCGCCTGGGTTACGTGGGCGGGGAGATCTCCTGGACGCTCGAGGACAACCACCTGGTCAACCGCGCCATCGAGTCCATGGGCGCGCAGCGCTCCAAGACGTACCGCGTCTACCAGCGCGCGCTCTGA